A genomic stretch from Kwoniella europaea PYCC6329 chromosome 2, complete sequence includes:
- a CDS encoding urease codes for MHLLPREQDKLILSNLGILAQRRLARGLTLNRSETIALIASQLHEFIRDGHHSVAELMDLGKKMLGRRHVMVGVAEGIHDIQVEGTFEDGSFLVTVHDPICSDDGDLNNALYGSFLPIPSSSSFPLPDPLPPNKHLAGSVICLKSKIPLNVNRRRFYLEVSNLGDRPIQVGSHYPFLEVNPYLQFDRLLSYGYRLDIAAGTAVRFEPGEKKTVGMVELGGKKILYGGSGLGAGQFDEGNRETTVKEKVEQGGFRHKKQEEVKEAKVVEMDREVYASMFGPTTGDKVQLADTDLWIEVEKDHTVYGDECKFGGGKVLRDGQGQASNRSDEEVLDLVITNALIVDWSGIYKADIGVKNGIIVGIGKAGNPDIMDNVTEGMIFGSNTEAIAGEKLIVTAGALDVHVHYICTQLWPEALASGITTLLGGGTGPADGTNATTCTPSKFYMEAMLHATDTIPLNFGFTGKGNDAGVKGLKDIVEAGACGLKLHEDWGSTPECIDRALSVGDDYDVQVNIHTDTLNESGYVESTLAAIKGRTIHTYHTEGAGGGHAPDIIVVVEQENVLPSSTNPTRPYAMNTLDEHLDMLMVCHHLDKSIPEDIAFADSRIRAETVAAEDVLQDNGAISMISSDSQAMGRIGEVIARTWRTAAKMKDVRGSLEGDSEKNDNERVKRYIAKYTINPAITHGMSHLIGSVEVGKLADLVIWKPENFGARPEMVLKGGVIAWAQMGDANASIPTVQPVFGRPMWGAQPEVAPRCSIVWVSQASIDTGTIEKYGIKKRAEGVKNCRKIGKKDMKLNNYKPKMSVDPETYEVLADGVLCDAPPATHLPLTKKHFVY; via the exons ATGCATCTCCTACCTCGAGAGCAA GACAAGctcatcctctccaaccTCGGTATCCTAGCCCAGCGTCGACTAGCCCGTGGTCTGACCCTCAACCGGTCCGAAACTATCGCCCTGATCGCCTCACAACTACATGAATTCATCAGAGATGGTCATCACTCCGTAGCCGAACTGATGGACttgggaaagaagatgttAGGTAGGAGACATGTGATGGTAGGTGTGGCTGAGGGTATACACGATATCCAAGTAGAAGGCACATTTGAAGATGGGAGTTTCTTGGTAACTGTACATGATCCGATATGttcagatgatggtgatt TGAACAACGCATTATACGGATCTTTCCTCCCtatcccatcctcatcttcattcccCTTACCAGACCCCTTACCTCCCAACAAACACTTAGCAGGCTCAGTAATCTGtctcaaatccaaaatcCCTCTTAATGTAAATCGACGTCGATTTTACTTGGAAGTATCCAATTTGGGAGATAGACCAATCCAAGTGGGATCTCATTATCCATTCTTGGAGGTGAACCCATACCTCCAATTCGATAGGTTGTTATCCTATGGATATAGATTGGATATTGCCGCTGGGACTGCTGTGAGGTTCGAACCTGGAGAGAAAAAGACGGTGGGTATGGTTGAATTGGGTGGTAAGAAGATCTTATATGGTGGAAGTGGTTTAGGTGCGGGGCAGTTTGACGAAGGAAATAGAGAGACAACAGTGAAAGAAAAAGTGGAACAAGGTGGGTTCAGACATAAAAAGCAGGAGGAAGTGAAGGAGGCGAAAGTGGTCGAGATGGATCGAGAAGTC TACGCCTCCATGTTCGGTCCCACCACTGGCGATAAAGTTCAACTTGCCGATACGGATCTATGGATCGAGGTGGAGAAAGATCATACCGTATATGGAGATGAATGCAAATTTGGCGGAG GTAAAGTCCTTCGAGATGGACAAGGTCAAGCATCAAATagatcagatgaagaagtattggATCTGGTCATTACAAATGCCTTGATCGTTGATTGGAGTGGTATCTATAAG GCCGATATTGGTGTCAAGAATGGTATAATTGTCGGTATTGGTAAAGCTGGTAATCCAGATATCATGGATAACGTCACCGAAGGGATGATCTTTGGATCTAACACCGAAGCTATCGCTGGAGAGAAATTGATAGTCACTGCTGGTGCTTTGGACGTGCACGTTCATTATATCTGTACTCAACTCTGGCCCGAG GCCCTCGCATCCGGTATCACCACTCTTTTGGGAGGTGGTACAGGTCCAGCGGACGGTACCAATGCCACGACATGTACACCATCGAAATTCTACATGGAAGCAATGTTACATGCTACCGATACCATCCCTCTCAATTTCGGATTCACAGGTAAAGGTAATGACGCCGGTGTGAAAGGTTTGAAAGATATTGTGGAGGCCGGTGCATGTGGATTGAAATTACATGAGGATTGGGGATCTACACCGGAATGTATCGATAGGGCGTTAAGTGTTGgggatgattatgatgttCAG GTCAACATCCATACTGATACGCTCAACGAGAGTGGGTATGTAGAGAGTACCTTGGCGGCTATCAAAGGGAGAACTATTCATAC GTATCACACCGAGGGTGCTGGAGGTGGTCATGCACCTGATATCATCGTCGTAGTCGAACAAGAGAATGTTTTGCCCAGTTCGACAAACCCTACTAGACCGTATGCTATGAACACATTGGACGAACATCTTGAC atgttgatggtatgtCACCATCTCGACAAATCCATTCCCGAAGACATCGCTTTTGCGGATTCCCGTATCCGAGCGGAGACAGTAGCTGCCGAAGATGTCTTACAGGACAACGGAGCGATCTCGATGATCTCGAGTGATTCTCAAGCGATGGGTAGGATTGGCGAAGTGATAGCTAGGACATGGAGGACGGCAGCTAAGATGAAAGATGTCAGAGGAtctttggaaggtgatagTGAGAAGAATGACAAtgagagggtgaagaggtaTATCGCCAAATATACGATTAATCC CGCAATCACCCACGGAATGTCACATTTGATCGGATCAGTAGAAGTGGGTAAACTGGCCGATCTGGTGATTTGGAAACCTGAAAATTTCGGTGCACGACCCGAAATGGTCCTTAAAGGAGGAGTGATCGCCTGGGCTCAAATGGGAGATGCCAATGCTTCGATTCCAACCGTCCAACCTGTCTTCGGAAGACCGATGTGGGGTGCTCAACCGGAGGTGGCACCGAGATGTTCGATCGTTTGGGTCAGTCAAGCTTCGATTGATACTG GTACGATCGAAAAGTACGGTATCAAGAAACGTGCGGAGGGCGTCAAGAATTGCAGAAAGATtggtaagaaggatatgaAATTGAATAACTATAAACCAAAGATGAGTG TCGATCCTGAAACGTACGAAGTGCTAGCGGATGGTGTGCTGTGCGATGCGCCTCCTGCGACACACCTACCCCTCACCAAGAAACATTTTGTATACTGA